A DNA window from Phragmites australis chromosome 11, lpPhrAust1.1, whole genome shotgun sequence contains the following coding sequences:
- the LOC133883990 gene encoding uncharacterized protein LOC133883990, producing MARTATVFLLLAAAIFASAFGASDPLTAVQAADTTGVEETSSRLPVHRDGDEEQEEAKVGGRRGDVTGDVASLASAEEEGKKVGSESDWGKATKLNDDDDDDSDSDHDSDSDHDSDSDSDHDSDSDSDSDSDSDSDDDDDDDNSKNGRKKKHAAPGRKGAPGGKHDDELPRVVIKV from the coding sequence ATGGCCCGGACAGCCaccgtcttcctcctcctcgctgcCGCTATCTTCGCCTCAGCCTTCGGCGCGTCGGACCCGTTGACGGCCGTGCAGGCGGCTGACACCACCGGCGTCGAGGAAACGAGTAGCCGGCTGCCGGTGCACCGCGACGGTgacgaggagcaggaggaggccaaggtGGGCGGGCGTCGGGGCGATGTCACCGGAGACGTAGCGAGCTTGGCGTCCGCGGAGGAGGAAGGCAAGAAGGTCGGATCCGAGTCCGACTGGGGCAAGGCGACGAAGCtgaacgacgacgacgacgacgactctGACTCCGATCACGATTCAGACTCCGATCACGATTCCGATTCAGACTCAGATCATGATTCTGACTCAGACTCAGACTCCGATTCGGATTCTGACTCcgacgatgatgacgacgacgacaactCCAAGAatggaaggaagaagaagcatgCGGCTCCCGGGAGGAAGGGAGCTCCGGGCGGTAAGCACGATGACGAGCTGCCTAGAGTAGTAATAAAGGTGTGA